The segment ACCGCACCGGGGTGATCGGCAAATGGGGCTTCGGGCCGGAGAGCGCCGACCAGGACAGCCACCCCAACGCCCGCGGATTCGAGGAGTTCCACGGCTACATCGACCACGGACACGCCCACCAGTACTACCCCGCCTACCTCTGGCACGACGGCGTCAAGGAGCCGATCGCCGCCAACGCGGGCGGTGCCAAGGGCGCCTACGCGCCGGACCTGCTGCGCGAGCGAGCGCTCGACTTCCTCGACCGCCACGCGGCCGAACCGTTCCTCCTGCTGCTGACCCCGACCGTGCCCCACGCACCCAGCGACATCCCCGACACCGGTGCCTACGCCTCCCGGTCGTGGAGCGCCGCCGACAAGGGGCACGCCGCACAGGTGAGCCTCTTCGACGCCCTCGTCGGCGACGTCGTCGACCGGCTGCGCGCCCTCGGCCTGGAGGACGACACGATCCTGCTCGTCACCAGCGACAACGGCCCCCACGAGGAGGGCGGCGTCAACCCCGACCGGTTCGACGCCAACGGACCGCTGCGCGGCTACAAGCGCAACCTGTACGAGGGCGGCGTCCGGGTCCCCCTCATCGCCTGGGGCCCCGGCCGGGTCCTGCCCGGCACGAGCGACCGTCCCACCCCGCTCACCGACCTCCTCCCCACCCTCGCCGACCTCGGCGGCGCCCCCGCGCCCGCCGACGTCGACGGACTGTCGGTCGCACCCCTGCTCACCGGAGCCGCGGAAGCCGCCCGTCACGACCACCTCTACTGGTTCCGCGACGAGCGGGGCGTCACCGCCCGCGCCGACGCCCAGGACCGGCAGCGCGCCACCTGGCTCGCCGAGGCGCTCCGCAAGGACCGGTGGAAGGCGGTGCGGTTCGCCCCCGTCCGCGACCACGCGCTGCCCGACGACCAGTGGCAGGTCGAGCTGTACGACCTGGCCACCGACGTCGGCGAGAGCTCCGACCTGGCGTCCCGTCACCCCGCCCGGGTCGCCGAACTGGTCGCCCTGATGCGTTCCTCCTGGCAGGAGCAGTACCCGCGCACCGCGTTCGGGACCACCCTGACCGTGCCCGCGTCGGCCGTACCGGGGGAGCCCTTCCCCGTCACCGCCACGCTCGCCAACGGCTCGGCGCGGGCCTGGAGTTCCCCCGCCGTGACCCTGCGGGCACCGGTCGGCTGGACCGTACGCGCCACGACGGCCACCACCGGCGGGCAGCTCGCCCCCGGCGCGCGGCTCACCACCGGCTGGCAGGTCACCCCGTCCGCCGACGCCCCCGCCGCCACCCCGTGGACCCTCACCGCCGAAGGCACCGCGCTCGCCCCGGGAGGCCCCGTGCGGTACGCGGCCGCGGGCCGCGCCACCACCCCGCCCCCTGCGCCCACCCGCGACAGCCACCTGTCCGACCTCCCCTGGATCCACGCCGTCAACGGCTGGGGCCCTGTCGAACGCGACGCCTCCAACGGCAAGAGCGCCGCCGGCGACGGCACCCCGATCGCCTTCGGCGGCACCACCTACCCGAAGGGCCTCGGCGTCCATGCCCCCAGCGACGTCGCCTTCCACCTCGGCGGCGCCGGAGACCGGTTCACCGCCCTGGTCGGCATCGACGACTTCTCGGCCCGCCAGAGCTCCGCCGGCGCCACCCGCGCCACGGTCTACGGCGACGACCGCGTCCTCGTCACCACGCCCGTCCTGACCGCCGCCACCGGCCCCGTCCCGGTGGACGTCGACGTGCGGGGCGTCCGCGTGCTCCGCCTGGAGGTGACGGACGCCAACGCGAAGACCTCCTTCGACCACACCTCCTGGGCCCTGGCCCGGGTCACCGTCGTGCCGGGGGCGTGACGCGGCTCAGGACCTGGCGGACGCCCCGGCGATCAGGCCCGATCCGTCCGCCAGACGAAGACCTCGGTGCTCGGGCCGCGTTCGGAGAACCGGCCCGACGGCGAGGTCTCGCGCAACAGCCGGCGAAGGTCCGACTCGAACGCGTTCCCGCGCGCACCGAACAGATGCGGAGCCGAGTACGACATCGAGAACACCCCGGCGACGACGTCGTCCTGCGTGCGTTCGAGCACCTGACCCCCGGGAACGACACGGCGTTCCGGACCCGAGAAGCCCGCCCGGGCGAGCACCGTGGCCTCACCGCCGGGCGTCCCGTGCGGCAGTACTCCCCGGCCCGCCCGCCGCACCGGACCCAAGTACCGCGTGACCAGCTCGTCGATCGCGGCCCTCGGCGCCGCCGGATGGGGCAGGCCCTCGACCGGCCAGGTCTCCGTCTTCTCGTCGGCGATGTGCACGAGCGCTCCGCCGGGCCGCAGCATGCCCTTCACCGTCGTCGCCACCCGCTTGCGGTCCATCCAGTGGAACGACTGGCCGAAGGTCGCCACGCTGAACGGACCGAGGTCCGCCGACAGGTCCTCGGCGCGGCTCCGGATCCAGCTGGTCCGTGCGGTCAGACCGGCCGCCGCCGCCCCGCGCCGGGCCTCGGCGAGCATCTCGCCGTCGGGGTCCACCCCGACGACCTCGGAGAAGAGGTGCGCCAACGGCAGAGCGAGGGTGCCCGGTCCGCAGCCGACGTCGAGGAGGCGTCCCCGGCCGTCGAGCCCCAGCGCCTCGGTGAGGGTGTCCACCAGACCGGGCGCGTACGGGGGCCTCCCGCGCGCGTAGTGGACGGCCGCACCCGAGAAGAGCGTCTCGTCCCACTCCCAGCCCTCGATCACGACCTCCCGCCGCCCTCTCCGGAGCCCCACACCCCGCCCGCCCCCCGTCCGTACCCGCCGCCCCCATGGTCGTACCGGCCCTCCGCGTCACTCCTCCGGCGGGACGCAGAGCACGGGCACGGACGACATGTGCAGGAGCTTGTGAGGGGTGGAACCGAGCAGCGCGCCGCGCATCGGGCTCTCGCCCCAGCTGCCCACCACGATGACGCGGGCCGCGTGGCGGGTCGCCGCGTCGATCAGGGCCTGGGCCGGCTTCGCGTCGAGCACCTCGACGACGGTGGGGACGCCCGCCCGGTCGGCCTCCGTGACCGCGTGTTCCAGACCGACGCGGCCGGTCTGGCGGATGGCCTCGTAGTGGGCCCGGTACTCCTCGCCCAGCGGGCCGGGCGCCGCCGCGCCGTAGACCAGCACCAGCTGCTCGTCGAACGCGGCGGCCACCTCGACCGCGATCCGCAACGCGCGGGCGGCGCCGGGGGATTCGTCGTAACCGAGGACGACCGACATCTCAGCGCTCCTTGGTGCCGTGCACGAGGTCGGGGTCGGCCACGCCCGGGCGTTCCTCCCAGAAGACGGGCGACCGCAGCCGCCACACGATCATGACGAGCACCCCGGTGAGGGCGATGCCGATACCGATGACGAGCGGCGGCCCGAGGCCGAACCACGAGGTGCCGCTGTACGAGTTCGCGGGATCGGACATGTCGGAGACCGACCTCACCAGGAGCCAGGTGAGCAGACCGGCACCGACCAGCGGGCCGAGGCCGATCAACAGGAAGTTGTGGACGCTCTCGAAGAGATGGCGCCGGTAGTACACCGCGCACGCGATGCCCGTGAGCGCGTAGTAGAAGGCGATGAGCAGGGAGAGCGCGGTGAGCGAGTCGAAGAGGGCGTTGGTACTGATCTGGTTGACCACCAGGTACCAGGCGATGGCGATGCCGGCGACCCACCACGTGCTCACGTCGGGCGTGCGGAAGCGCGGGCTGATGTGGGCGTAGTGCGAGGGCAGGGCCCGGCGGCGGGCCATGGACAGGGCGGTCCGCGACGCCGGGATGATCGTCGTCTGGGTGGAGGCGATGGCGGAGGTGGAGACGGCGAGCAGCAGGACCCAGTCCCAGCCGCCGAGCACGTCGGTGGCGAGCTGGGCGAAGATGAACTCCTCCTCACCCGCGTTCTCCGCGAGGAAGGCGGGACCGGCGTACGCGACGACGGCGAAGCCCACGGACACGTACGTGACGAGCAGGATGACGGTCGACCAGAGGCCCGCTTTGCCGGGGGCGGTCGCGGAGTCCTTGACCTCTTCGGTGAGATTGACCGCCGACTCCCAACCCCAGTAGATGAACACGCCGAGCAGCAGCCCGCCGGTCAGCGCCGCGCCTCCGGCGCCGAAGGGGTTCAGCCAGCTGAGGGCGGGTTCGACGGAGTCGTACGCGCTGCTGCCGTCGTACACCTTGTACAGCGCCACACCCACGAAGATCAGCAGGAAGGCGACCTGCGCCAGGATGAGGACGTTCTGCACGTGGGCCGACAGCTCGGTGCCGATGACGCAGACGGCCGTCATCACCAGGATCAGGAGGACGGTGAGGGACTGGCGTACGAAGGCGTTGTCGACCCAGCTGTCGAGGCCGACGGAGAGCAGCGCGAAGCTCACGGCCACGTCCGCGAGCGAGCCGACGACCAGGACACCGGTCATCGCGATGGCCCAGCCGCCGAGCCACCCGGCCCACGGGCCCATCGCCCGCGTGACCCAGGAGAACGTCGTGCCGCAGTCCTGGTCCACCTTGTTCAGGTAGTAGAACGCCGACGCGATGAGCAGCATCGGGACGAAGGACGCGAACATCACGCCGGGCGCGTAGATCCCGGCGAGCGCGACGATCGGGCCGATGACGGCGGCCAGGGAGTACGCGGGGGAGGTGGAGTTGAGCCCGATGACGAGGGCGTCGACGAACCCGATCGCATTGGCCTTCAGACCCGGGGGTCGGCCTTCGGGTGCGGAATCCTCTGCGGCCATTGGTCCCTCAATCCGGAGAGAGGTATGCCTTCATCGTAGGGAGGTCGGGGTTCGGCCGCACGCCAGGAGGCCACCCGGGTGTATCTCCGCGGGAGCCCGACCACCCGCCCGGGGCGCCTGTCCGAGGGGGGCCTGCTGACCCGCCCGGGCGCCTGCTCCGCGGGTGGCCTGCCCACCCCCAGGGCGCCTGCCCGTGAGGAGCCCGCCCGTCCGCCCGATAGCATCGCGCAGCCCGCCGTACCGTACCCGTCACAGAACGGAACGCCGATGCTGAAGAAGTTCGAGGACCTCTCCACGCCCCTCGTCGCCGACGCGTGCGTGCGCCTCGGGGAACCGCTGCGTTCCGCGCCCACCGGGATTCTGCCCGTCGTCGCCGGGCAGCGGGTCGCCGGCCGCGCGCTGCCCGTACGGCACTACGGAAGCGTCGACGTCTTCCTGGAGGCGTTCACCCTGGCCGAGCCCGGCGACGTCCTCGTCATCGACAACGCGGGCCGCCACGACGAGGCCTGCATCGGCGACCTCGCCGTCCTGGAGGCCGAGGCGGCCGGTGTCACCGGGGTCGTCGTCTGGGGTCTGCACCGGGACACCCCCGACCTCGTCGAGATCGGTCTGCCCGTCTTCTCGTACGGACGTCACGCGCCCGGCCCCGTACGTCTCGACCCCCGGGACCCGGACGCGCTGACCACCGCCCGGTTCGGCGAGCAGGAGGTGACCGTCGGCGATGTCGTCTTCGCCGACGACGACGGCGTGCTCTTCGTGGCGGCAGCCCGCGTGGACGCCGTGCTCGACGTGGCCCGCACCCTGTTCTCTACGGAACGGGATCAGGCCCGCCGCATCAGGGCGGGGGAGACGCTCCGGACGCAGACCCGGTTCGACGCCTATCTGGCGGGCCGGGCCGAGGACCCCTCGTACACCTTCCGGCAGCATCTGCGCCGGATCGGCGGCGCGATCGAGGAGTGAGCCGCGGCGGTCCGGACACCGGTGGGAATCAGCCCTCGAAACCGACCGTGCCGTCCGGCAGGATCGCCTCCACGCGCGCGCCGTGCTCCACGGTCCGGCTCACCGTGCAGAACTTCTCGTGCGTCAGACGCACCCCGCGGGCGAACACCTCGGCCGCCTTCGGGTTGTTGTCCGGGAGCTCGAACTCGTAGCTGACCCGGATACGGCCCACCCGGCCGTCGTCCTCGGGCCCGGAGACCGACTCGACCACGATTCTGAGGTCTTCGTGGTCCACGGCCCGCGCGGTCCTGTCCACGACGAGCCCGCCGCACCCGCCCATCGCCGCGAGCAGCAACTCGACGGGCGTGAACGAGGGCTGCGCGTCTGCGTCGTCGGCGGCGGCCATCCGGACCTCCGCACCCCGGTCGTTTCGGGCGGTCCAGTTCCGGTACCCGGTACGGACGGTCTCGATCCGGTAGTCGGCCATGGCGGCGGTCTCCTTCGTTCTCGGGTGCGTGCTCGTACGTTACGGCCGCCCGCTCAAGCAACCCCACCGCCCCCGCCCGGCCAAGCGGACGCGCCGGGCAGTCACTCACGGGGCACGGTGCGGTCTCATAGGCTGCGGGCGGCGGGGACGTCGAGGACGGTGGCGTTCGCCGCGGTGGCGGCGAACGCCAGGACCACCGCACCCCAGGCCTCCGACACGGCTCCCCAGACCCTCCGGAGTTCGGGTTCCACGTCGCCCACCGCGTTCACCACGGCCTCCGGATCGGCGCCCGCCTCTCGTACGGACGCGTCTTCCGCGGCCGCCCACACCTCGACCGCCGCCCCGCCCACCTCCGGGTGGAACTGCACCGCCCAACAGGCGCTCCCGACCCGGAACGCCTGGTGCGGGCAGTCGTCGCCGGTGAGCAGCGGGACCGCGCCGGGCGGCAGCCGGTCCACCTCGTCCCAGTGCCACTGCGCCGCCGGGGTCCCGTCCCGGACCTCGCCGAGCACGGGGTCTCCCGCCACGGTCGGCAGCCTCCGCAGCGGTACGGCACCCAACTCCGGACCCTGGGGGCGCGTCGTGACCGAACCGCCCAGGGCATGGGCGACGATCTGGCCGCCCAGGCAGATCCCGAGCAGGGGTATCTCCCCGTTCACGGCCTCCCGGACGAGCGACCGGACCCCGGGCAGCCACGGAGCGGCTGCGTCGTCCTCGCAGTTCACCGACCCGCCGAGCACCAACAGCCCGGCCTGTCCGCTCAAGTCGGCCGGGAGCGCCTCGCCCTCCCAGGCCCGCACCACGTCGAGCCGGAGGCCGGCCCGTACGAGGTGCTCGCCGACGAGCCCCGGACCGGCCTCCTCCTCGTGCTGCACCACCAGTACGACCGCTTCCCGACTCCCCGCCGTCTCCGCCATCTCCGCCATCTCCATCGTCAGGGTCGTCCGCCTTCCATGGCCTGCCCCCGGGAACGCCTCGTCGCGTCCGTCGTCCCCGAAGGATCGCCGAAGAGACGTTCGCCCGGGACCCCTCGGGGGAACTTCCGCGCGAGCGCCTGAGTAGCCGCGTACGCACACCTGAGTACCTTGACCGATACGGCGACCGCCCGCCCGCTGGTGGACTGTGACCATGACCTTCGACGCCCGGCGCACCCGCCCCCTCCAGCACGTCACCGCCACCGGCGCGGCCCTCGCGGTCGCCCTCGGCCCGCTGGTGCTCGGCGCGCTGCTCGCCCGGCAGGTGGGCGGCGACCCGATGGCCTCCGTCAACGCCCTGATCGCGGGCGGCGGTCAGCGCGCCCGGGTCTCCTGTGCGCATCTCCGCTCCAAGAGCCGCCTCCGTCCCCGCGTCCGGACGTCCGCCCGGCTGCGGCCCCGGACGCCTCACGCCGAGGCGCGACCGACGATCAGGTCATGACACAGGCGTGCGCGGTCGGACACCTCGCCTCCCACGGCTGACAGTTCGGTCAGATACTCCAGCGCATAGGTGATGTCCTCACGGTCCGGTTCCGGTTCTGAGGAGAGGACGGCCGCGGCCGTCTCGCGTACACGGGCCTCCGACTCGAAGAGCACTGCCTTGAACAGGGCCAGGAACCTGATGTCGGCGGGATCCTGTGGGCTCGACAGAGAGGCGAACCGCTGTTCCCACTGCTCCGTACCTGGTTCGATCCGCTCTTGCAGGACGTCGAGCATGAGCATCTCGAACGCGCAGGAGAGATCCTCAGGGTGCGCCTCGACGGCCTGCTCCAGGTCCGAGCGTGCCCTCTCGTAGCGACCTGCCTGGCGGTGTGCCTGGCCGCGGGTGGCGTGTGCCCAGGCGTAGGCGGGATTGAGTTCGAGTGCGGCGGTGAGATCGGTGACGGCTTCGTCGTATCGGCCCGCCTGCCGGTGTGCCTCGCCGCGGGTGGCGTGTGCCCAGGCGTAGGCGGGGTCGAGTTCGAGTGCGGTGGTGAGGTCGGTGACGGCCTGGTCGTACCGGCCCGCTTGGCGGTGCGCTTCGCCGCGGTTGGCGTGTGCCCAGGTATAGGTGGGGTCGAGTTCGAGTGCGGTGGTGAGGTCGGTGACGGCCTGGTCGTACCGGCCCGCCTGCCGGT is part of the Streptomyces sp. NBC_00250 genome and harbors:
- a CDS encoding sulfatase-like hydrolase/transferase, producing the protein MSSRRRFLAGSAATLGLGSLPVTGAVGAPAATAAVAAAPEATTRPPNLVVVLADDLGHGELGAYGQRLITTPRIDGLAVDGLRFTDAYSTAAVCAPSRCSLLTGLHTGHATVRANPSGAQGSLTAADTTFAQVLRARGYRTGVIGKWGFGPESADQDSHPNARGFEEFHGYIDHGHAHQYYPAYLWHDGVKEPIAANAGGAKGAYAPDLLRERALDFLDRHAAEPFLLLLTPTVPHAPSDIPDTGAYASRSWSAADKGHAAQVSLFDALVGDVVDRLRALGLEDDTILLVTSDNGPHEEGGVNPDRFDANGPLRGYKRNLYEGGVRVPLIAWGPGRVLPGTSDRPTPLTDLLPTLADLGGAPAPADVDGLSVAPLLTGAAEAARHDHLYWFRDERGVTARADAQDRQRATWLAEALRKDRWKAVRFAPVRDHALPDDQWQVELYDLATDVGESSDLASRHPARVAELVALMRSSWQEQYPRTAFGTTLTVPASAVPGEPFPVTATLANGSARAWSSPAVTLRAPVGWTVRATTATTGGQLAPGARLTTGWQVTPSADAPAATPWTLTAEGTALAPGGPVRYAAAGRATTPPPAPTRDSHLSDLPWIHAVNGWGPVERDASNGKSAAGDGTPIAFGGTTYPKGLGVHAPSDVAFHLGGAGDRFTALVGIDDFSARQSSAGATRATVYGDDRVLVTTPVLTAATGPVPVDVDVRGVRVLRLEVTDANAKTSFDHTSWALARVTVVPGA
- a CDS encoding type 1 glutamine amidotransferase — its product is MAETAGSREAVVLVVQHEEEAGPGLVGEHLVRAGLRLDVVRAWEGEALPADLSGQAGLLVLGGSVNCEDDAAAPWLPGVRSLVREAVNGEIPLLGICLGGQIVAHALGGSVTTRPQGPELGAVPLRRLPTVAGDPVLGEVRDGTPAAQWHWDEVDRLPPGAVPLLTGDDCPHQAFRVGSACWAVQFHPEVGGAAVEVWAAAEDASVREAGADPEAVVNAVGDVEPELRRVWGAVSEAWGAVVLAFAATAANATVLDVPAARSL
- a CDS encoding OsmC family protein; amino-acid sequence: MADYRIETVRTGYRNWTARNDRGAEVRMAAADDADAQPSFTPVELLLAAMGGCGGLVVDRTARAVDHEDLRIVVESVSGPEDDGRVGRIRVSYEFELPDNNPKAAEVFARGVRLTHEKFCTVSRTVEHGARVEAILPDGTVGFEG
- a CDS encoding APC family permease, which encodes MAAEDSAPEGRPPGLKANAIGFVDALVIGLNSTSPAYSLAAVIGPIVALAGIYAPGVMFASFVPMLLIASAFYYLNKVDQDCGTTFSWVTRAMGPWAGWLGGWAIAMTGVLVVGSLADVAVSFALLSVGLDSWVDNAFVRQSLTVLLILVMTAVCVIGTELSAHVQNVLILAQVAFLLIFVGVALYKVYDGSSAYDSVEPALSWLNPFGAGGAALTGGLLLGVFIYWGWESAVNLTEEVKDSATAPGKAGLWSTVILLVTYVSVGFAVVAYAGPAFLAENAGEEEFIFAQLATDVLGGWDWVLLLAVSTSAIASTQTTIIPASRTALSMARRRALPSHYAHISPRFRTPDVSTWWVAGIAIAWYLVVNQISTNALFDSLTALSLLIAFYYALTGIACAVYYRRHLFESVHNFLLIGLGPLVGAGLLTWLLVRSVSDMSDPANSYSGTSWFGLGPPLVIGIGIALTGVLVMIVWRLRSPVFWEERPGVADPDLVHGTKER
- a CDS encoding universal stress protein — encoded protein: MSVVLGYDESPGAARALRIAVEVAAAFDEQLVLVYGAAAPGPLGEEYRAHYEAIRQTGRVGLEHAVTEADRAGVPTVVEVLDAKPAQALIDAATRHAARVIVVGSWGESPMRGALLGSTPHKLLHMSSVPVLCVPPEE
- a CDS encoding class I SAM-dependent methyltransferase gives rise to the protein MIEGWEWDETLFSGAAVHYARGRPPYAPGLVDTLTEALGLDGRGRLLDVGCGPGTLALPLAHLFSEVVGVDPDGEMLAEARRGAAAAGLTARTSWIRSRAEDLSADLGPFSVATFGQSFHWMDRKRVATTVKGMLRPGGALVHIADEKTETWPVEGLPHPAAPRAAIDELVTRYLGPVRRAGRGVLPHGTPGGEATVLARAGFSGPERRVVPGGQVLERTQDDVVAGVFSMSYSAPHLFGARGNAFESDLRRLLRETSPSGRFSERGPSTEVFVWRTDRA
- a CDS encoding RraA family protein, with product MLKKFEDLSTPLVADACVRLGEPLRSAPTGILPVVAGQRVAGRALPVRHYGSVDVFLEAFTLAEPGDVLVIDNAGRHDEACIGDLAVLEAEAAGVTGVVVWGLHRDTPDLVEIGLPVFSYGRHAPGPVRLDPRDPDALTTARFGEQEVTVGDVVFADDDGVLFVAAARVDAVLDVARTLFSTERDQARRIRAGETLRTQTRFDAYLAGRAEDPSYTFRQHLRRIGGAIEE